The following are encoded in a window of Crocosphaera sp. UHCC 0190 genomic DNA:
- a CDS encoding methyltransferase domain-containing protein, whose product MVTSQSSLNSPLYDIEKTVFERYQEGAKVQQPSLCCPTDYDGKYLEILPQEIIEKDYGCGDPTRYVSEGETVLDLGSGTGKNCYILAQKVGAKGQVIGVDFNDEMLKISRKYQLEIADKIGYKNTQFVKGKIQDLTLNLDQVQTWLSNHPIQSIEQLSQFESECDRLRKNSPLIADNSIDVVISNCVLNLVHPQDKAQLFQELYRVLKRGGRAVISDIVCDENPTAEILNDPDLWSGCIAGAFREEEFLKMFENVGFYGIEILAREETPWQVIDGIEFRSMTVRAYKGKEGPCLERKQSIIYKGPWKQVQDDDGHIFCRGERMAVCDKTYQILTRPESPYQTEIIPVPPYQEIPLEEATDFSCKNKAIRHPKETKGADYKLTETNPVMDCCSPGECC is encoded by the coding sequence ATGGTGACTTCCCAATCTTCCCTTAATTCTCCTCTTTATGATATCGAAAAAACTGTCTTTGAACGCTATCAAGAAGGGGCAAAAGTGCAACAACCTAGTTTATGTTGTCCCACTGACTATGATGGTAAGTATTTAGAGATTTTACCCCAAGAAATTATTGAAAAAGATTATGGTTGTGGTGATCCAACTCGCTATGTATCTGAAGGGGAAACGGTTTTAGATTTGGGTTCGGGAACGGGAAAAAATTGCTACATTCTGGCCCAAAAAGTCGGTGCTAAGGGTCAGGTTATTGGGGTTGATTTTAATGATGAAATGTTAAAAATTTCCCGCAAGTATCAACTGGAAATTGCTGACAAAATAGGTTATAAAAATACTCAATTTGTCAAGGGTAAAATACAAGATTTAACCTTAAATTTAGATCAAGTTCAGACTTGGTTATCTAACCATCCAATTCAATCAATTGAACAATTAAGTCAGTTTGAATCTGAATGCGATCGCTTGCGTAAAAATTCCCCACTGATTGCTGATAATAGCATTGATGTGGTCATTTCTAATTGTGTTTTAAATTTAGTTCATCCCCAGGATAAAGCACAGCTATTTCAAGAGCTTTATCGGGTCTTAAAACGGGGAGGAAGGGCTGTTATTTCTGATATTGTTTGTGATGAAAATCCTACCGCAGAAATTCTCAATGATCCCGATTTATGGAGTGGTTGTATTGCTGGTGCATTCCGTGAAGAAGAATTTTTAAAAATGTTTGAAAATGTGGGATTTTATGGCATTGAAATTCTCGCACGAGAGGAAACTCCTTGGCAGGTTATTGATGGGATTGAATTTCGTTCCATGACGGTTCGTGCTTATAAAGGGAAGGAAGGCCCTTGTTTAGAACGCAAGCAATCTATTATTTACAAAGGCCCTTGGAAACAGGTACAAGATGATGATGGACATATTTTTTGTCGGGGTGAAAGGATGGCAGTTTGTGACAAAACTTATCAGATTTTAACTCGTCCTGAAAGTCCTTATCAAACAGAGATTATTCCCGTGCCTCCCTATCAAGAAATACCCCTAGAAGAAGCCACAGACTTTAGTTGTAAAAACAAAGCAATTCGTCATCCAAAAGAGACAAAAGGGGCCGATTATAAACTAACAGAAACCAACCCAGTAATGGACTGTTGTAGTCCAGGAGAATGTTGTTAA
- a CDS encoding GUN4 domain-containing protein, producing MSDPFTLETHPELCEIFTQLQALTDRVADLEEKLKLVSDIDRYSQLQALLKAGKFKEADQETTQVILEAVNRDRDNMTPNDMTKLPCNILQVIDRLWRDYSGDRFGFSVQLSLYEEVGGNIDSLRSQNVDILEKYGDRVGWRKNGQWQGDNYDNLEFSLSAPVGCFPAIWWKSPYGFKMATFCFMRLIECELA from the coding sequence ATGTCTGACCCATTTACCCTAGAAACTCACCCTGAATTATGCGAAATTTTCACCCAATTGCAAGCTTTGACGGATAGAGTCGCTGATTTAGAAGAAAAACTGAAATTAGTCTCGGATATTGACAGATATAGCCAATTACAAGCCTTATTAAAAGCAGGAAAATTCAAAGAAGCAGATCAAGAAACCACCCAAGTCATCCTCGAAGCAGTCAACAGAGATCGAGACAACATGACTCCTAATGATATGACGAAATTGCCCTGTAATATTCTCCAGGTCATTGATAGACTGTGGCGAGACTATAGCGGCGATCGCTTTGGGTTTAGTGTACAGTTGAGTCTGTATGAGGAAGTCGGGGGCAATATAGACAGCCTACGCAGTCAAAATGTCGATATCCTGGAGAAATATGGCGATCGCGTTGGTTGGCGCAAAAATGGACAATGGCAAGGGGATAACTATGATAATTTAGAGTTTAGCTTATCGGCTCCAGTAGGTTGTTTTCCGGCAATTTGGTGGAAGTCTCCTTATGGGTTTAAAATGGCGACTTTTTGTTTTATGCGATTAATTGAATGCGAATTAGCTTAA